The following proteins are co-located in the Cryptosporidium parvum Iowa II chromosome 6, whole genome shotgun sequence genome:
- a CDS encoding farnesyltransferase, whose translation MQELDSLENTNIETIEYSVDFQNEGVCKFLFKPDHYALFSKLKSLLDNECFDLENLDISTQVIDLNPQHYTAWYFRRKIIRENYVEHENKTEFLREELRFVRGICERAPKCYQSWWHMRVIRELLGFDIEELNFISKQLEFDAKNMYVWNHRTWFIRKYNSVENDLLISELDFISKLISEDCRNNSAWCYRHFIFTNLKKMNALKESDLLEEVDYIVNWLMFAPHNDSIWNYIISFFSKIMVNGNVNKETLIKNLSLENAPKSFIDAIDEIYTNHYDSCHQVVYIKACMEYEKGDTDFALKAFKLLQSVDPIRKFYWKWRADNLKT comes from the coding sequence ATGCAAGAGCTAGATTCATTGGAGAATACTAATATCGAAACAATTGAATACAGCGTTGACTTTCAAAACGAAGGGGTCtgcaaatttttatttaagcCAGATCACTATGCTCTTTTTTCCAAATTAAAGAGTCTTCTAGATAATGAGTGTTTCGATCTTGAAAATCTTGATATTTCAACACAAGTCATAGATTTGAACCCACAACATTATACTGCGTGGTACTTCAGAAGAAAAATCATTCGCGAAAATTATGTTGAacatgaaaataaaacGGAGTTCCTTAGAGAAGAATTAAGATTCGTTAGAGGTATTTGTGAAAGAGCTCCAAAGTGTTATCAATCATGGTGGCATATGAGAGTTATTAGAGAATTACTTGGATTTGACattgaagaattaaatttcaTAAGTAAGCAGCTGGAATTTGACGCAAAAAATATGTATGTGTGGAATCATAGGACTTGGTTTATTAGGAAATACAATTCtgttgaaaatgatttacTTATTAGTGAGTTGGATTTTATCTCAAAGTTGATTTCTGAGGATTGCAGAAACAATAGTGCCTGGTGTTACAGgcattttattttcactaatttaaaaaaaatgaatgcATTAAAAGAGTCTGATCTACTTGAGGAGGTAGATTACATAGTTAATTGGCTGATGTTTGCTCCACACAATGATTCAATATGGAACTATataatttcattctttAGCAAAATAATGGTTAATGGAAATGTTAACAAAGAAACCTTAATTAAGAATTTGAGTCTTGAAAATGCGCCTAAGAGTTTTATAGATGcaattgatgaaatttatACTAATCATTATGATAGTTGCCATCAGGTTGTGTATATTAAGGCTTGTATGGAATATGAAAAAGGTGATACTGATTTTGCTTTAAAAGCTTTCAAGCTTCTGCAATCAGTGGATCCAATAAGAAAATTCTACTGGAAATGGAGGGCagataatttaaaaacttGA
- a CDS encoding tRNA delta(2)-isopentenylpyrophosphate transferase: CVASGKTRLSIDIWKYLDKKGFKSEIINCDSMQLYKGFDIGTAKVSKEIRNRIPHHLLDVFDIDEDCTASKYISIAVPIIDRLISENVTPIIVGGTHMYLKALIWKSIIDSETCSSVNPSIKDEEYSNFTNEELLEQLSKIDPERALSLNINDRRKIIRGIEIYNTNGLTFTELKKIHPYKVRYNNSVLFWVRNNNIRECIDIRINEMINDGLLKEVFLLKERLLTCNKYIGLLQGIAYKEFIDILDKKTKIEDISEEELNICIENLRIKTFQYSKRQEKFIKKHIINRGLNVNILEFDGEVSDSQKLELLEFNFQSTSIIYKYLSKLFNLKNNSESKQVYSSWEKSVLTRAFMILDKKLS, translated from the exons TGTGTAGCTTCTGGCAAAACTCGTTTATCTATAGATATCTGGAAATATCTTGACAAAAAA gGATTTAAAtcagaaataataaattgcGACTCAATGCAACTATACAAAGGCTTTGATATTGGAACTGCTAAAGTATCCAAAGAAATTCGTAATAGAATCCCTCATCACCTATTAGATGTTTTTGATATTGATGAAGATTGTACAGCCTCCAAATATATCAGTATAGCAGTACCAATA ATCGATAGATTGATCAGCGAAAATGTTACTCCAATTATTGTTGGTGGCACTCACATGTACCTTAAAGCGTTGATTTGGAAGTCTATTATTGACTCAGAAACATGTAGTAGCGTAAATCCTTCAattaaagatgaagaatACTCAAACTTCACAAACGAGGAGTTGCTTGAACAGCTTTCGAAGATTGACCCTGAAAGAGCATTgtcattaaatataaatgacCGACGAAAAATAATCAGAGGGATAGAG ATTTATAACACAAACGGGTTAACATTTACAGagttaaagaaaattcatcCATACAAAGTTAGATACAACAATAGTGTATTATTTTGGGTAAGAAATAACAATATAAGAGAATGCATAGATATAAGAATAAATGAAATGATTAAT GATGGATTATTAAAAGAGGTTTTTTTACTTAAGGAGAGGTTATTAActtgtaataaatatattggtTTATTACAAGGAATAGCCTACAAAGAATTCATAGATATTCTCGacaaaaaaacaaaaatagaAGACATTTCCGAAGAAGAACTCAATATAtgtattgaaaatttgCGTATAAAGACGTTTCAATACAGTAAGAGACAAGagaaattcattaaaaaacaTATAATTAATCGCGGAttaaatgtaaatatattagaatttgaTGGTGAAGTATCAGATAGTCAGAAATTGGAACTacttgaatttaattttcaaagtacttcaattatttataaatacttgtctaaattatttaatttaaagaataacTCTGAAAGCAAACAAGTTTATTCATCTTGGGAAAAGTCAGTGTTAACTCGCGCATTCATGATTCTGgataaaaaattaagttAA
- a CDS encoding hypothetical protein (Luc7 homolog): YIPIIMDEIRRQIEDLMGGIEAPIEKKNPHDNDVCKFYLCGLCPHELFENTKLYMGPCKNIHSEVLREKYLSERESKGNTRIKYETDSLRVFQGMVDDCNKKIERNRVRAELSGSSKLEDENIRALDLEIKEIMKEIDDLGANGDIDGSLKRMEDLTRLNQQKMKISATKEDVENGMYRQKLHPCEICAAFLSETDNDQRLNDHFNGKIHVGYLKIRKQAKDLKEWIKAHSPNRDSNYRHENIAHKGDFRYKSHRQSYSGEGRAYYYSNNYRDRRNREHMDYRDNYGNHSSRRENNQTRYEELGNNYKSTVQSDYNSFGPRNKHINTRSNPYSTVELNRISSEKHKKHIKEDTKIYPPSDGEISPESDSSRSLSRSISPY; the protein is encoded by the coding sequence tatattccaataataatggatGAAATCAGACGTCAGATTGAAGATTTGATGGGAGGGATTGAAGCTCCAATAGAGAAGAAAAACCCTCATGATAATGATGTCTGTAAATTCTACTTATGCGGACTATGTCCTcatgaattatttgaaaatacaaAGCTGTATATGGGTCCTTGTAAAAATATCCATTCGGAAGTTTTAAGGGAAAAGTACTTAAGTGAAAGAGAATCGAAAGGAAATACTCGAATTAAATATGAGACAGATAGTTTGAGAGTATTTCAGGGAATGGTAGATGATTGCAATAAAAAGATTGAAAGAAACCGTGTTCGTGCTGAGCTTTCAGGAAGTTCAAAActtgaagatgaaaatatacGGGCATTAGATCTTGagattaaagaaattatgaAGGAGATTGATGATTTAGGTGCAAATGGCGATATAGATGGCTCTTTGAAGAGGATGGAAGACTTAACAAGACTaaatcaacaaaaaatgaagatatCTGCTACAAAGGAAGATGTTGAGAATGGAATGTATCGTCAAAAACTTCACCCATGTGAAATTTGTGCCGCATTTCTTTCAGAAACTGACAATGACCAAAGGTTAAATGATCACTTTAACGGTAAAATTCATGTTGGCTACCTAAAAATTAGAAAGCAAGCaaaagatttaaaagaatGGATCAAAGCGCATTCTCCCAATAGGGATAGCAACTACAGACATGAAAATATAGCTCATAAAGGCGATTTCCGATATAAATCACATAGACAAAGCTACTCCGGTGAAGGCCGTGCTTATTACTATTCAAACAATTATAGAGATAGGAGAAATAGGGAGCATATGGATTACCGTGATAATTATGGTAATCATTCATCCAGAAGAGAAAATAACCAAACGAGATATGAAGAGCTcggaaataattataagtCGACTGTGCAGAGTGACTATAACAGTTTTGGGCCGAGAAACAAACATATAAACACTAGATCTAACCCTTATTCGACAGTTGAATTGAATAGAATAAGTTCAGAAAAACACAAAAAACATATTAAAGAGGATACAAAAATCTATCCTCCTAGTGATGGAGAAATTTCTCCAGAAAGTGACTCCTCACGCTCTCTGTCAAGGAGTATTTCGCCATATTaa
- a CDS encoding MORN domain repeat containing protein, whose amino-acid sequence METSSHSYSGDIKGGLFHGRGVLIYSKNEKYEGDFVMGKREGFGKFTYADGASYEGEWVDDKIHGQGKASFSSGNTYEGQWENGKINGYGKLTFSNGDVYEGEWVDGKMHGRGVYKYVDGDIYSGEWRDDKRHGKGTVTYVSSTGDQIIEKYEGDWVNGKMHGHGKYVYVDSAVYEGDWFEGSMHGKGTYIFPCGNVYEGEWVNDVKEGYGVLTYQNGEKYEGYWKDGKVNGKGTLTYSRGDKYVGDWLDAKKHGEGELFYSNNDRFKGNWVADKACGFGVYTYANGNRYEGYWENDRRHGKGIFYCAEDNNVYEGEWANGRKDGKGILRFAMGHSIQGVWKDGVLSQFHSLQFPPESQWSNPNF is encoded by the coding sequence ATGGAAACATCCAGTCATTCTTATTCTGGGGATATTAAAGGTGGGCTATTTCATGGAAGAGGCGTATTGATATActcaaaaaatgaaaagtATGAGGGAGACTTTGTAATGGGTAAGAGAGAAGGTTTTGGAAAATTTACTTATGCTGATGGAGCTTCGTATGAAGGTGAATGGGTTGACGATAAAATCCATGGTCAAGGAAAAGCAAGTTTTTCAAGTGGAAATACATATGAGGGACAGTGGGAAAATGGAAAGATCAATGGATATGGTAAGTTAACTTTCAGCAATGGCGATGTATACGAAGGAGAATGGGTTGATGGTAAGATGCACGGAAGAGGCGTGTATAAATACGTAGATGGTGATATTTACTCAGGTGAATGGAGAGATGATAAAAGGCATGGAAAAGGAACTGTAACATATGTAAGTAGTACAGGAGACCAAATTATTGAGAAATATGAAGGAGACTGGGTAAATGGTAAGATGCATGGTCACGGTAAATATGTGTATGTTGACTCTGCTGTTTACGAAGGCGACTGGTTCGAAGGTTCTATGCATGGCAAAGGTACATACATTTTCCCATGTGGAAATGTTTATGAAGGCGAATGGGTTAATGATGTTAAAGAAGGTTATGGAGTACTGACTTATCAGAACGGTGAGAAATACGAAGGATACTGGAAGGATGGAAAAGTTAACGGTAAGGGTACTTTAACTTATAGCAGAGGAGATAAATACGTTGGCGACTGGCTTGACGCAAAAAAGCACGGTGAAGGTGAACTATTTTACTCAAATAATGATAGGTTCAAAGGCAACTGGGTTGCAGACAAAGCATGTGGATTTGGAGTATATACTTATGCCAATGGAAACAGGTACGAAGGATATTGGGAAAATGACAGAAGGCATGGCAAGGGAATATTTTATTGTGCAGAGGATAATAACGTTTATGAGGGTGAATGGGCAAATGGAAGGAAAGATGGCAAGGGAATTCTTAGATTTGCAATGGGCCACTCAATTCAAGGAGTATGGAAAGATGGGGTTCTTTCACAATTCCACAGCCTACAGTTCCCACCAGAGTCACAATGGTCAAACCCAAACTTTTGA
- a CDS encoding histone acetyltransferase (MYST family); chromo domain + C2H2 domain produces MVNMALRSRSSNIQKQQANNTPSNTSNNNEAVSSELISSENQRKKTNARIYSSIEEHSDKTLDECKEDEAVPTIEKGPTADFPSVNQWVLALFEEEGKQMLARVVGWKLYGTQVTHLSHLVNKKTGGNKQNSLIKVSSSSNESQIKEDYEFYVHFRGLNRRLDRWVKGKDIKLSFDVEELNDPVLIERFQKQGIKFISSLVVSNSANKSGNKSKKRNVGVLDISDGEDPDEHEGMDHSAILDHEETTRLRTIGRVRIGKFILDTWYFSPLPDEYQNVDTLHFCEYCLDFFCFEDELIRHLSRCQLRHPPGNEIYRKDNISVFEIDGALTRGYAENLCYLAKLFLDHKTLQYDVEPFLFYIVTEVDEEGCHIVGYFSKEKVSLLHYNLACILTLPCYQRKGYGKLLVDLSYKLSLKEGKWGHPERPLSDLGRAIYNNWWAHRISEYLLEYFKQNKICERGGSKQPLQVSNYSKFIDNVVRSTGIRREDVIRILEENGIMRNIKDQHYIFCNQEFLKGIVKRSGRPGITLIDKNFNWVPFSRAPPSEVESLPQE; encoded by the coding sequence ATGGTTAATATGGCTTTGCGTTCAAGGTCATCCAACATTCAAAAACAACAGGCAAATAATACACCAAGTAAtacttcaaataataatgaagcaGTCTCAAGcgaattaatttcatctgAAAATCAAAGGAAAAAGACGAATGCAAGAATCTACAGCTCAATTGAGGAACATTCAGATAAGACTTTGGATGAATGTAAGGAAGATGAAGCAGTTCCTACAATAGAAAAAGGCCCAACAGCCGACTTCCCAAGTGTGAACCAATGGGTACTGGCACTATTTGAGGAAGAAGGTAAACAGATGCTCGCTCGCGTAGTAGGTTGGAAGCTTTATGGAACTCAGGTCACTCATTTATCGCATTTAGTGAACAAAAAGACGGGAGGGAATAAACAGAATTCTTTAATCAAAGTGAGTTCATCGTCTAATGAGTCGCAAATCAAGGAGGATTATGAGTTTTATGTGCATTTTAGAGGTCTAAATAGACGTCTGGATAGATGGGTTAAAGGTAAAGATATAAAACTCTCTTTTGATgttgaagaattaaatgatcCTGTTTTAATTGAGAGGTTTCAGAAACAGggaataaaatttatatctTCATTAGTAGTTTCAAATTCAGCTAATAAATCTGGGAATAAGTCTAAGAAAAGAAATGTAGGGGTTTTGGACATTTCTGATGGAGAAGATCCTGATGAGCATGAAGGGATGGACCACTCTGCAATTCTTGACCATGAGGAAACAACTAGACTTAGGACAATTGGCAGAGTTCGTATAggaaaattcattttagACACTTGGTACTTTTCTCCACTCCCAGATGAGTATCAAAATGTTGACACTTTACATTTTTGTGAGTACTGTTTGGACTTTTTTTGCTTTGAAGATGAACTTATTAGGCATCTTTCCAGGTGCCAACTAAGGCATCCCCCAGgtaatgaaatatataGAAAGGATAATATTTCAGTCTTCGAAATTGATGGTGCATTAACTAGAGGATACGCGGAAAATTTATGTTACTTGGCCAAACTATTCTTAGATCACAAAACTCTACAGTACGATGTAGAACCATTTTTATTCTATATTGTCACTGAAGTTGATGAAGAGGGATGTCATATTGTCGGCTACTTTTCCAAAGAAAAGGTTTCATTACTCCATTATAATCTTGCATGTATCCTAACTTTACCTTGCTATCAGAGGAAGGGTTATGGAAAGCTTCTTGTTGACTTGTCATATAAACTTTCGCTTAAAGAAGGTAAATGGGGACATCCTGAAAGACCTCTTTCTGACTTGGGTAGGGCAATCTATAATAATTGGTGGGCCCATAGGATATCTGAATATCTTCTCgaatattttaaacaaaaCAAGATATGTGAAAGAGGTGGTTCGAAACAACCTCTCCAAGTAAGTAACTATAGTAAGTTTATTGACAACGTTGTAAGAAGCACTGGAATCAGGAGGGAGGATGTAATCAGAATTTTGGAAGAAAACGGAATTATGAGAAATATCAAGGATCAACATTATATTTTCTGTAACCAGGAATTTCTCAAGGGTATTGTTAAACGTTCTGGAAGACCAGGAATTACtttaattgataaaaattttaactGGGTTCCCTTTAGTAGAGCTCCTCCATCGGAAGTTGAATCACTTCCACAAGAGTAG
- a CDS encoding hypothetical protein (transcripts identified by EST): protein MKDNIMSENDSGHISTENLLNNNNQEKDLSIDDNNVANTPSDDFGHKEEVTQDSSPVSLNSSPMQEHKSEVEDIKGEIAQTEKFDESVSTETNDAKQENLDEVKEDNTTEGNPMQDETNDSNIELQCANNSLAKGESAPSNSEEHSGSINMPELSLPYKLWIDAKSRDWILEWQTKNGRWSVRKFSCKRWGKGKAYSHAMNFLASLTSCGIIKDSNYNQQLGDSNEYSAESVNHVNRSVEDELVLQFLSQRDAVANAEKQKNGFGSNSGLNTLAAIAAAAAAAAIASTPTKSQAPTKDHASSQSTATPQPQVRGAVRKSGVPGVYWSQKPQGWRVVYYTGKDREFEYFKVPANASEEIISEILEVAKRFRSQVTAEGRHLPNGAVGSSSKRARMAERKAAAAAAAAAAAAASAAPDAPRHLLQSRTNHFPEEGLTDYLRNPSDITSKSLLETDPLSQFSSKFSPANIAGLQNPTGAMSPGPYEWLYNPLLMNLYGNYSAASQAAAMQQWAMFQNSFSQNGGMLPSAIPGQVDTSTPQANPMLNSFLSNPFMNPFGLQVPPILGQNANLIAQMPQVSTMNPASQMNMNMFGRYYGMTLPQGQTNHSPAVSPIGQNANPASSAPSQPDSAMWFNQLNSAQQLMPNHDQLVQQPATSDSFNTSRADEDTSLISETTSKQTENLLEVSSSSNKTSS from the coding sequence ATGAAAGATAACATCATGTCCGAGAATGACTCAGGCCATATTTCAACAGAAAATCtgttaaataataataaccaGGAAAAGGATTTGTCAATAGACGATAATAATGTTGCAAATACGCCATCAGATGATTTTGGACATAAAGAAGAGGTTACTCAGGATTCTAGTCCAGTATCGCTAAATTCATCGCCAATGCAAGAGCATAAAAGTGAGGTTGAGGATATAAAGGGAGAAATTGCTCAAACAGAAAAGTTTGATGAGTCGGTTTCCACTGAAACAAATGATGCAAAACAAGAAAATTTGGATGAAGTTAAGGAAGATAATACCACAGAAGGTAACCCTATGCAAGATGAGACCaatgattcaaatatagAGTTACAATGTGCTAATAATTCACTAGCTAAGGGAGAGTCCGCTCCATCTAATTCAGAGGAACATTCTGGTTCTATTAATATGCCAGAATTATCGCTTCCATATAAGCTCTGGATTGACGCAAAGAGCAGAGACTGGATACTTGAATGGCAGACAAAGAATGGAAGATGGAGTGTTAGGAAGTTTAGTTGTAAGCGTTGGGGAAAAGGAAAAGCTTATTCTCATGCAATGAATTTCTTGGCATCATTGACTTCTTGTGGAATCATAAAGGATTCTAATTATAATCAGCAATTAGGAGATTCTAATGAATACTCAGCTGAATCTGTAAACCATGTAAACAGATCTGTTGAGGATGAACTTGTACTGCAATTCCTTTCCCAGCGTGATGCAGTTGCTAATGCagaaaaacaaaagaaCGGATTCGGATCGAATTCTGGGTTGAATACACTAGCAGCTATCGCAGCTGCAGCTGCAGCTGCAGCCATTGCTTCAACTCCAACTAAGTCTCAGGCTCCAACTAAAGATCATGCTTCTTCTCAATCAACAGCCACACCTCAACCACAAGTTAGAGGTGCAGTCAGAAAGAGTGGTGTGCCTGGAGTCTATTGGAGCCAGAAGCCTCAAGGATGGAGAGTTGTTTACTACACCGGTAAAGATCGTGAGTTCGAATATTTCAAGGTTCCAGCGAACGCCTCAGAGGAAATAATCAGTGAAATTCTGGAAGTAGCTAAGCGATTCAGATCTCAAGTTACTGCAGAAGGCCGTCACTTACCAAATGGTGCAGTAGGCTCCAGTTCAAAGAGAGCAAGAATGGCAGAAAGAAAAGCAGCTGCAGCTGCAGCAGCAGCTGCTGCTGCTGCTGCATCAGCTGCTCCTGACGCACCCAGACATTTACTTCAATCAAGAACTAATCACTTCCCTGAGGAAGGACTCACAGATTATTTAAGGAATCCATCTGATATCACCTCAAAGAGTCTTTTAGAAACCGATCCCTTATCACAATTTTCATCCAAGTTTAGCCCAGCAAATATTGCAGGATTACAGAATCCGACAGGAGCTATGTCGCCAGGTCCTTATGAATGGCTCTATAATCCTTTATTAATGAACTTATATGGTAACTATTCTGCTGCAAGCCAGGCAGCTGCAATGCAGCAGTGGGCAATGTTTCAAAATTCCTTTTCTCAAAATGGCGGAATGCTTCCCTCAGCTATTCCAGGGCAAGTTGATACCTCCACTCCTCAAGCTAACCCAATGTTAAATTCCTTTTTGTCAAACCCATTCATGAATCCGTTTGGGTTACAAGTACCACCAATACTAGGACAAAATGCAAACTTGATAGCTCAGATGCCTCAAGTTTCTACAATGAATCCAGCTTCACAAATGAACATGAATATGTTTGGTCGTTATTATGGAATGACCCTTCCGCAAGGCCAAACCAACCACTCGCCAGCAGTATCTCCTATAGGTCAAAATGCCAATCCCGCATCTTCAGCTCCTTCACAACCTGATTCTGCGATGTGGTTTAATCAGCTTAATTCCGCACAGCAGTTAATGCCTAATCATGATCAACTAGTGCAACAACCAGCAACTTCGGACTCTTTTAACACATCTCGAGCAGATGAAGACACCTCCCTTATTAGCGAGACCACAAGCAAACAAACAGAAAATCTGCTCGAAGTCTCATCGAGCAGCAACAAGACATCCAGCTAA
- a CDS encoding ERCC1 excision repair 1; C-terminal HhH domain yields the protein SDKSIFRVYFIWKSLIMSSQEEDIVKKESQPKFFDDKAGEMIIASTRQRGNPILAHVCNVPYDFQNIVPDFLVGKYDAVVFISIKYHKLHNQYLRKRIESLQKNYKVRILLCLVDIPPSGAIDAAILEVTDICFDLNMTLFLAWSPKEAGHILETLKSHENSSSEIIRGGLSLDLFSRIRDALSSLPRINKTDSENLLKHFGSISKVVNASEEELSKIQGIGPIKAKVISEIFSTEFSDS from the coding sequence TCTGACAAAAGCATTTTTAGGGtctattttatttggaaGAGTTTAATCATGTCAAGCcaagaagaagatattGTAAAGAAGGAATCCCAGCCTAAGTTTTTTGATGACAAGGCAGGGGAAATGATAATAGCCAGTACTAGACAAAGAGGAAATCCAATACTTGCTCATGTGTGTAATGTCCCTTACGATTTTCAGAATATTGTACCAGACTTTCTTGTTGGTAAGTATGATGCTGTGGTTTTTATTAGCATAAAATATCACAAGCTTCACAACCAATATTTGAGGAAGAGGATCGAATCCTTGCAGAAGAACTATAAAGTCAGAATTTTATTATGTCTGGTGGATATTCCTCCTTCTGGTGCGATTGATGCGGCTATTTTGGAAGTTACTGATATTTGTTTTGACTTAAATATGACTCTGTTTCTTGCTTGGAGTCCAAAAGAAGCTGGCCATATTTTAGAAACTTTAAAATCTCATGAAAACTCTTCAAGCGAAATCATTAGGGGAGGGCTTTCGTTAGACTTGTTTTCCAGAATCAGGGACGCCTTGAGCTCCTTACCAAGGATTAACAAGACGGACTCAGAGAATCTTTTAAAGCATTTTGGATCGATTTCAAAGGTGGTGAATGCTTCCGAAGAAGAGCTTTCAAAGATTCAGGGGATCGGCCCTATAAAGGCCAAAGTAATTTCGGAAATATTCTCCACAGAGTTCTCAGACTCATAA
- a CDS encoding vesicle-associated membrane protein,MSP (major sperm protein) domain, transmembrane domain or GPI at C (transcripts identified by EST): LLYILCGNHIPIRMSMEGAKLVRVHPEKALEFPLVLYSSVTTPLILENITSSTVAFKIKTTAPRGYLVRPSSGLIQAGQSKEIQVILQPLQSVEQASPSHRFLIQTTACDSSVEQLTKDFWQDLSKEQLFEHRLSVIFKQENMGVNEPLSSSAVGTSSNASQGVPTSLISSAAGSSSSNTAQAGSMDSEFKNKYDELVQYCLALEKQSNELKEEVVSLREKLDKSESKLKSSNQGNIAQGFEFWHIIAMIIVAIVALKLINYF; this comes from the coding sequence CTGTTATATATACTTTGTGGAAATCATATACCTATAAGAATGTCAATGGAAGGTGCAAAATTGGTGAGAGTGCATCCAGAAAAGGCTCTCGAGTTTCCGCTTGTGTTGTACAGCTCTGTGACAACTCCTCTTATTTTGGAGAATATTACATCTTCGACAGTAGCATTTAAGATTAAGACTACAGCTCCAAGAGGTTATTTAGTACGTCCGAGCAGTGGGTTGATTCAAGCAGGCCAATCAAAGGAGATTCAGGTAATCCTGCAGCCTTTGCAATCAGTTGAACAAGCTTCTCCTTCTCACAGGTTCTTGATCCAAACTACAGCATGTGACAGTTCTGTTGAACAGCTTACTAAGGATTTCTGGCAGGACCTCAGCAAGGAACAACTCTTCGAACACAGATTATCAGTCATTTTTAAACAGGAAAACATGGGTGTGAATGAACCTCTCTCATCAAGCGCAGTTGGAACCTCGTCAAATGCATCTCAGGGAGTTCCAACATCTCTTATTTCTTCAGCAGCTGGATCTTCATCCAGTAATACTGCTCAGGCAGGTTCAATGGACTCAGAGtttaaaaacaaatatgACGAGCTTGTTCAATATTGTCTGGCTTTAGAGAAGCAGAGCAATGAGCTTAAGGAGGAGGTGGTTTCTTTGAGAGAAAAACTGGACAAATCTGAGTCTAAGCTCAAGTCCTCAAACCAGGGTAACATCGCACAAGGGTTTGAGTTCTGGCATATAATTGCTATGATTATTGTTGCAATTGTTGCCTTGAAACTAATCAACTACTTCTAA